The Xenorhabdus ishibashii DNA window TAACTCACGCGCGGCAGATATAGCTTGTTCTACACTGCCAATTTTCCGCATAGTCAATGTTTCAAGTTCCAACAAGTTAGGTGCAATAATATCACTGGCAGGCAATGCGTTATCACATAAAAATTCAGCAACTCCTGGAGCAACTATACACCCTTTTTCTGGATGCCCCATTACAGGGTCACAGAAATACCATGCATCAGGGTTGGCTTTTTTAACCTGATTCACGATATCAAGGATATAGTTTCCCTGCTCCGCAGAACCAATATAACCACTCAGAACTGCATTACAGGATGCGAGCTTATTAATTTCACCAATTCCCTGCACGATTTCAGTTAAATGTTCCGGTGGCATTACACAACCACGCCATTGAGGATATTGTGTATGGTTCGAAAATTGAACTGTATTTAATGCCCATACGTTCACCCCCATACGACGCATCGGGAAAACAGCCGCACTGTTTCCTGCATGACCAAAGACAACATGAGACTGAATTGAAAGAACATTATTCATGATGAGGCCTAATTTATTATTTTAAATTTATGAATAGATAATATTTATAAAGACACCAGATACAGTAAGGGCAACATTATCGTTGCCCTTAGTAATAATATTAGTTAATTACTTCCAATTGATAAGGCAATAATGTTTTTTACCACGGCGTAGTAAACTATAACGCCCAAATAAACAATCACCATCCGTAAATATATACATAGGTTCTGACTGTTTTTCACCATTGATGGAAACCGCATTAGAACTGATCATGGTACGCGCCTGCCCACGGGAAGGAACAAATTCGGCTGTGACCAATGCTTGTTGTAGATCAGTACCTTTTTCAAGTTCAATTGCCGGCATTCCATCTTGTGCTAATTGAGCGAAATCTTCTTCGGTCAAATCAGCAATAGCGCCTGAGAATAAACTCTCAGTAATACGCTTCGCCGCCGCAAGACCTTTTTCGCCATGTACCAGGCCAGTAACTTGTTCTGCCAATACATATTGAGCACGTGGAGCTTTACCGCTGTTCTTATCTTCTTCTTCCAGCGCATTAATTTCTTCAATACTCATGAAAGTAAAGAATTTCAGGAAACGGTAAACATCTGCATCTGCTGTGTTAATCCAGAATTGGTAAAATTTGTATGGACTCGTTTTCTTCGGATCCAACCAAACTGCACCACCTTCCGTTTTACCAAATTTAGTTCCGTCTGATTTTGTGATCAGTGGTACGGTCATGCCAAACACTTGTTTCTGGTTTAAGCGACGAGTCAAATCGATACCTGAAGTAATATTACCCCATTGATCTGAACCACCAATCTGTAATTCAACACCATATTTTCTATTTAAATTTGCAAAGTCATAAGACTGCAATAGGTTATAAGAAAACTCAGTGTACGAAATACCAACATCATCACGGTTAAGGCGTTGTTTTACCGCTTCTTTGTTGATCATCTGGTTGACGGAAAAGTGCTTACCAATATCACGCAGGAAAGCCAGTACATCCATCTGACCAAACCAATCATAGTTATTGGCTAACTCGGCACCATTTTCACCATCAAAACTAAGGAACGGGGAAACCTGGTTACGAATTTTCTCAACCCACTCTTCGACCGTTTTTTCTGTGTTCAATTTGCGTTCAGTTGCTTTAAAGCTTGGATCACCAATCAAACCTGTCGCCCCACCAACCAACGCAATAGGTTTGTGCCCAGCAAGTTGGAATCGTTTTAAACACAGCAAGGGAACCAGATGGCCCAAATGCAAGCTGTCAGCGGTAGGATCGAAGCCACAATAGAGAGAAACCGGACCTTGCGCCAGTCTCTCAGCTAACGCCTCTTCATCCGTTACCTGGGCAACAAGGCCCCGCTCTTGCAGTTGTTTAATCAGGTTATTGCTAGACATTAATGACTCCATCGGTTTGTATACTTTGCTTATATTTCCACGTTGCCGCCTTGTTAACTACGCTACAACTTGAAATCTATTGGGTATATATAAGCATCTCGTGATAAATCAAGTGCTATAGAATAAAACGCCAGTCATATAAGTGCCAGTATTAAAAACAGTAATGACCCACCACTTTGCAAATCACTGCCTTATTGGCTGTAATTTGCAATTTATTGGACTTTATTAGTTTAGGGCTTTAAAGACTGTTGTTAAGGCGCCAAACGGTCAACATTCCACTTATCACCTTCACGCTGATACAGGAAACGATCATGAAGACGATAGGCACCGCCCTGCCAGAATTCAACTGAGTCAAATTTGACCTTGAACCCGCCCCAAAAACTAGGAAGAGGTACTTCACCATTTTGAAACTTCTGTTTCAACTCCAAAAATTTCCCTTCTAAAATGCTTCTGGCTGAAATCTTTGAGGATTGCTGGGAAGCCCAAGCTGCGATTTGGCTATCCTTGGGACGGCTATGAAAATATTTTACAACCTCAACCGGAGATAAACGCTCAGCTCTGCCAAGAAAACTGACCTGTCGTTCCAATTGATGCCAAGGAAAGTGGAGACTGATCCGGTTATTCTGAGCCAGATGTTTTGCCTTACGACTGCCAAGATTGGTGTAGAATATCAGGTTATTAGCATCAAAATGTTTTAATAGAACAATGCGTTGATAAGGTTGCCCATTCTCATCTACTGTGGCAATACACATTGCCGTTGGATCGGTGAGCTTCGCTTCACAAGCCTGCTTTAACCAAAGTTCAAAAAGTTCAATCGGTTCTTCAGTAAGATCTTTTCGCCTTAATCCACCACGTATATATTCACGACGCAGTTCTGCGATATCTGCTTCATTATTTTCTGACATTTCTAACTCTCGGTTTATGAATGAGTATTAGCATATCATTGTTATCTGTTAGCTAACTGTCTTCTAATAATGATCATCTGTTAACTGACCATTATCCAACCAATTATCTGACAACCGGATAAATTGCACCTAAAATCGTTTCTCGATCCGCACCTGTGACTGATGGCAAATTACCAGATAACCCAGACATCGTTCGGAATGCCAACCAGGCAAATGCCAGTGCTTCCATATCATCACCACTCAAACCATATTTGTCTGTCGTAGTCACTTCAGTACCTGGTAACAAAGCCGATAAGCGGTTCATCACGAGAGGATTACGCGCCCCGCCGCCACATACCAGAAGACGCTCACATCCACCACTCAACATAACTTGCTGGGCAATGCTTACAGCCGTTAGTTCAGCCAATGTGGTTTGAACATCCACGGGGGCAACATCAGGGAAATCAGCCAACTGTTTCTCCAACCATGCCATATTAAAATATTCACGCCCTGTACTCTTTGGTGCAGTACGTGCGAAATAGGGATCAGAAAGCATTTTTTGGAGCAAAGATTGATTAACATTACCTTCACTGGCCCACAGTGCATCTTTGTCGTAAGGTAACTGTTTATGCCGCCATGTCCAGGCATCCATCAACATATTGCCCGGTCCGGTATCATATCCCTTAACGGCTGAGTTAGGCAGAAGTGCTGAAATATTTGCTATTCCACCAATGTTTAAAATAATACGTTTTTCTGTCGGATGCCCCAACACAGCCATATGGAATGCTGGAACCAAAGGCGCTCCCTGACCACCATAAGCCATGTCACGCCGTCTGAAATCACCGACCGTTGTAATATTGGTAAGTGCTGCTACACGGTTATTGTCACCAATTTGCATGGTAAAAGGTTTTTCACCGTCCGGCTCATGCCATACGGTCTGCCCATGACATCCGATTGCTATAATATCATTTGTAGTCAACCCTGCTTTATTCAACAACCCTTGAACAGCCTGAGCAAAGAGAGTGCCAAGCTCATAGTCAAATCTTCCAACCATGGATAATGTTGTTTGCTGCCCTTGACAAATGGAAAGTAATTTTTGTTTAAGATCTTGCGGAAAAGGATGGCTATAACTCACTTGTTGAATAACAATTTTATCACTAATCTCCGCCAAAATAACATCAACCCCATCCATGCTGGTGCCAGACATCACACCAATATAACGTCCTGATTTCATAAACACTCCCCTATTAAATAATGGATTACATTTAACATGTGCATTACATTTAATCTTACATAAACTATAAAGCACATCTATTCGGACTATATATGCTTAATGAGCATTATCAGAGTTAAAATCTGAGTTTTGGAAAGCTCTTCACAAAACATGCTAAGCTTTTGGTCAGGAATTATTCCTTTCAGAGTTCATCGTGAACATTTATTATATGTAATTGTGCATTATTAGTAGCCTGCAAATTTATTAGTTTTGCTGCTAACAGTAGTATCCGCTACTAGAATAGTAGCCGAGTACTTGGTGATCAGTTTATTATCAAGCTTCCCTAATCGGGCATTAAAATTAGGAGTGATTATGTTAAAACGTTTCCTGGTTGGCGCAGTTATAGTAACCACGTTGTCTGGCTGTGCAGACATGGGAGCACTTTCTAGTGATACTTACTCTGTTGGTCAAGCCAAACAAGCTCAAACTGTGACCTATGGCACTATTCTATCTGTACGCCCCGTCACAATTAAAGGCAAACAAACTGGTGATCCTAATATGTTAGGTCTCATTGGTGGTGCTGTTCTGGGTGGACTGCTAGGTAATACAGTTGGAGATGGTTCTGGTCAAAGGCTTGCCACCGCTGCGGGGGCTATTGCTGGTGGTCTGGCGGGTCAAAAAATCGAAGGTGCTTTAGACCAAACGAAAGGTGTTGAGCTAGAAATTCGTACGGACAGCGGAAAAAACATCATCATAGTACAAAAATTAGATAGCATCGTGTTCAGCAGAGGGCAACGTGTCAGGATCGCAAATAGCGGAGATTCTTTGACTGTATCGCCTCTCTAAAATGTTCAAATAACACAAGACAAAAAAAATCGCGGTTTACCAGTAACAAGATCTGAACCGCGATTTTATTATAGATTAATTTTTAAATTACCTGTTTATGCAATTGATTAATATTTTTTTCAATTTTCTTTATTACAGAAGCAAGCAGAATTAACTCATCATGAGTAATTCCCTCCAAAATTTCTTTTCTTGTCGAATCAATAACACTATCCACTTCTCTAATAAAATCTTCTGATTCTTTGGTTAATTTGATTCTTTTTGCACGTCGATCATTGGCACATGTATGGCGTGTAATCAGTTTCTTTTCTTCTAATTGATCAAGCGTTCTCACCAAAGATGGTTGCTCAATACCAATAGCTTTTGCGAGCTGTATCTGTGACTGCTCAGGTGGTA harbors:
- the pdxY gene encoding pyridoxal kinase PdxY — protein: MNNVLSIQSHVVFGHAGNSAAVFPMRRMGVNVWALNTVQFSNHTQYPQWRGCVMPPEHLTEIVQGIGEINKLASCNAVLSGYIGSAEQGNYILDIVNQVKKANPDAWYFCDPVMGHPEKGCIVAPGVAEFLCDNALPASDIIAPNLLELETLTMRKIGSVEQAISAARELCEKGPKIVLIKHLSRAGYQADCFEMLLVTKEHSWHVSRPLIDTGSRQPVGVGDLTSGLLLANLLKNPSLTNEALQAALEHVAAAVYEVMLETQKSEEYELQIIAAQDKIVTPEHQFHAVRID
- the pdxH gene encoding pyridoxamine 5'-phosphate oxidase, translated to MSENNEADIAELRREYIRGGLRRKDLTEEPIELFELWLKQACEAKLTDPTAMCIATVDENGQPYQRIVLLKHFDANNLIFYTNLGSRKAKHLAQNNRISLHFPWHQLERQVSFLGRAERLSPVEVVKYFHSRPKDSQIAAWASQQSSKISARSILEGKFLELKQKFQNGEVPLPSFWGGFKVKFDSVEFWQGGAYRLHDRFLYQREGDKWNVDRLAP
- the tyrS gene encoding tyrosine--tRNA ligase yields the protein MSSNNLIKQLQERGLVAQVTDEEALAERLAQGPVSLYCGFDPTADSLHLGHLVPLLCLKRFQLAGHKPIALVGGATGLIGDPSFKATERKLNTEKTVEEWVEKIRNQVSPFLSFDGENGAELANNYDWFGQMDVLAFLRDIGKHFSVNQMINKEAVKQRLNRDDVGISYTEFSYNLLQSYDFANLNRKYGVELQIGGSDQWGNITSGIDLTRRLNQKQVFGMTVPLITKSDGTKFGKTEGGAVWLDPKKTSPYKFYQFWINTADADVYRFLKFFTFMSIEEINALEEEDKNSGKAPRAQYVLAEQVTGLVHGEKGLAAAKRITESLFSGAIADLTEEDFAQLAQDGMPAIELEKGTDLQQALVTAEFVPSRGQARTMISSNAVSINGEKQSEPMYIFTDGDCLFGRYSLLRRGKKHYCLINWK
- the anmK gene encoding anhydro-N-acetylmuramic acid kinase, with translation MKSGRYIGVMSGTSMDGVDVILAEISDKIVIQQVSYSHPFPQDLKQKLLSICQGQQTTLSMVGRFDYELGTLFAQAVQGLLNKAGLTTNDIIAIGCHGQTVWHEPDGEKPFTMQIGDNNRVAALTNITTVGDFRRRDMAYGGQGAPLVPAFHMAVLGHPTEKRIILNIGGIANISALLPNSAVKGYDTGPGNMLMDAWTWRHKQLPYDKDALWASEGNVNQSLLQKMLSDPYFARTAPKSTGREYFNMAWLEKQLADFPDVAPVDVQTTLAELTAVSIAQQVMLSGGCERLLVCGGGARNPLVMNRLSALLPGTEVTTTDKYGLSGDDMEALAFAWLAFRTMSGLSGNLPSVTGADRETILGAIYPVVR
- the slyA gene encoding transcriptional regulator SlyA; translation: MELTLGSDLARLVRIWRALIDHRLKPLKLTQTHWVTLYNISQLPPEQSQIQLAKAIGIEQPSLVRTLDQLEEKKLITRHTCANDRRAKRIKLTKESEDFIREVDSVIDSTRKEILEGITHDELILLASVIKKIEKNINQLHKQVI
- a CDS encoding glycine zipper 2TM domain-containing protein, with the translated sequence MLKRFLVGAVIVTTLSGCADMGALSSDTYSVGQAKQAQTVTYGTILSVRPVTIKGKQTGDPNMLGLIGGAVLGGLLGNTVGDGSGQRLATAAGAIAGGLAGQKIEGALDQTKGVELEIRTDSGKNIIIVQKLDSIVFSRGQRVRIANSGDSLTVSPL